One part of the bacterium genome encodes these proteins:
- a CDS encoding tetratricopeptide repeat protein: MMHRQKRFGAVLLLGALFFAAACSSQKGELRTGAVPGPAGEVAQKAAPLLDVLGKNPADVKTRLELVKLLDESGDPDGSLREANKGLQYAPADPNLLLYKAKALLSLGWFDQAGENAALSAKNGGGGEASMLAIQVFHKIERVGDALVVAKEWAAAEPQSADAHYWYARILAEEGMEEEGLAEYKRTLELNPNHNQALSVLSLYYEGKGETGLALELLTRLIKQNPHAEMQRIALIELLARQEKYQEAHDYLQKGLDFTEKPETLSRFAMMAAELGNIPLAVKYAEKLVAKEQGDGNWFLLGNLRARGGDSEGAAEAFTKVSGGEMKMLSDVLLAKIYKKTGKEEKAEEIISGYIEKCPKDEDGAVELVDYLKGSGRASEGVEYFKKYLRLHGDPDNEKFHFSWGVLLDSLGRWEESVERMNRVLAINPEEPYALNYIAYTWSLNGVKLEEAEAMVKKALARLPDSGPFLDTLGWIYYRMGKYAEALEQLELAAVKIDNDAIIWEHVGDAAVALGEVEKAKVAYEKALHNDPGNEDVKKKRAALK, translated from the coding sequence ATGATGCACCGCCAAAAGCGGTTTGGAGCGGTTCTTTTACTTGGAGCCCTCTTCTTTGCGGCAGCCTGCTCTTCGCAGAAGGGCGAACTGAGGACCGGCGCGGTTCCGGGCCCCGCCGGGGAGGTGGCGCAAAAAGCGGCCCCCCTGCTGGACGTTCTCGGAAAGAATCCCGCCGACGTAAAGACCCGTCTTGAACTGGTAAAACTTCTCGATGAGAGCGGCGACCCGGACGGCTCGCTTCGGGAAGCGAACAAGGGGCTCCAGTACGCTCCGGCGGACCCGAATCTGCTCCTCTACAAGGCCAAGGCGCTTCTGTCGCTCGGCTGGTTCGACCAGGCGGGGGAAAACGCCGCGCTCTCCGCCAAAAACGGCGGCGGCGGCGAGGCGAGCATGCTGGCGATCCAGGTATTCCACAAGATCGAAAGAGTCGGCGACGCGCTCGTCGTCGCGAAGGAATGGGCGGCCGCCGAGCCCCAGAGCGCCGACGCCCACTACTGGTATGCCAGGATTCTCGCAGAAGAGGGCATGGAGGAGGAGGGGCTGGCGGAGTACAAGAGGACCCTGGAGCTCAATCCCAACCACAATCAGGCCCTCTCGGTTCTCTCGCTCTACTATGAGGGCAAAGGCGAGACCGGCCTGGCCCTTGAACTCCTCACCAGACTGATAAAGCAAAATCCCCACGCCGAGATGCAGCGCATCGCCCTTATCGAGCTTCTGGCCCGGCAGGAAAAGTATCAGGAAGCCCATGACTATCTTCAAAAAGGCCTCGACTTTACGGAGAAGCCGGAGACCCTCTCGCGTTTCGCGATGATGGCGGCGGAACTCGGCAATATCCCTCTCGCGGTAAAGTACGCGGAAAAACTTGTCGCCAAAGAGCAGGGCGACGGCAACTGGTTCTTGCTCGGGAACCTTCGCGCCAGAGGCGGCGACAGCGAAGGGGCGGCGGAGGCCTTCACAAAGGTGTCCGGCGGCGAGATGAAGATGCTCTCCGACGTGCTTTTGGCCAAGATATATAAAAAGACGGGCAAGGAGGAGAAGGCCGAGGAGATTATCTCCGGTTACATCGAGAAGTGCCCGAAGGACGAGGACGGCGCGGTGGAGCTTGTCGATTATCTGAAGGGCTCGGGCCGCGCCAGCGAGGGAGTCGAGTATTTCAAGAAATATCTCCGGCTTCACGGCGACCCCGACAACGAGAAATTCCATTTTTCATGGGGAGTGCTCCTCGATTCCCTCGGCAGGTGGGAGGAATCGGTCGAGAGGATGAACCGGGTTCTCGCTATCAACCCCGAAGAACCTTACGCCCTCAACTACATCGCCTATACCTGGTCTTTAAACGGCGTAAAGCTCGAAGAGGCCGAGGCGATGGTTAAAAAGGCGCTGGCCCGCCTGCCGGACAGCGGCCCCTTCCTCGATACCCTCGGGTGGATATATTACAGAATGGGGAAGTACGCCGAGGCGCTGGAGCAGCTCGAACTCGCCGCTGTAAAAATCGATAACGA